Below is a window of Dehalococcoidales bacterium DNA.
CGGCGTTTCCAGCTGCCCGGTAGCCATCGGGCCGGAATACATTTTCCGCAACTCCATCTCCGGGCTGCACTACCGGAATGAAGCCGGTGACAATGAAGCCTTCAAGCTGGGAGACAGCTCCACCGGCCCTATCTACTTCTACCATAATTCTATATATGGTACGGAAGCCAGCGACGGCGCTGCCGCCACCAACGGCGGCCTGGCCAACGTGATTTCCCGCAATAACATCTATCATGTCGGCTGGTACGTGCTGGAGTTCGGGCACTATTCCGATGCCGTGAACTGTAACTTCGATTATGACAACCTATACACCACTTCTACGGAACGCTTCGTCAAATGGGGCGAAGCCAAGTACGCGAGCATCAGCGCCTTTGCTTCAGGCGCCGGACAGGAAACCCACGGTATGAGCATCAGCGCCACCAATGAATTTGTGGCAGCGGCCGGGGGCGATTTAAGCCTGATGGCTGACAGCCAGTTCATTGATAAAGGCGAGGTACTGCCGGGCTTCAACGACGCCAACTCGCCGTGGCCTTACAGCGGCGCGGCCCCTGACCTGGGCGCTTTCGAATTCGCCTCTGGGGGCTCATCCTCGAATAACGCGCCGGTGGCCGCCAACAATAACTACAGTATGGTAGGAAACACATCCCTTACCATAGCGGTACCGGGTATCCTGGCTAACGACACCGATGAAGACGGCGACACGCTAATGGCCGTCCTGGCCGGTATTCCCAGCCATGGCTCACTGATTTTGAACAGCGATGGCTCGTTTAACTACACGCCTACTTTCCGCTATTCAGGCACCGATACCTTTACTTATAAAGCCTATGACGGCAAATCCTATTCTCTCAGCGCCACCGTGACCATTACCGTCAACCCCGCGCCTAACGTAGCGGCGGTGGCGGCCAACGATGCCTTCACCACCAATAAAGATACCGCACTGGTCGTGTCCGCCCCGGGCGTGCTCACCAATGATAGTGATGACAACGGGGACGCCCTCACGACTATCCTAGTAAGCAATGTCAGTCACGGCGCGCTGGCGCTGAACAGCAGCGGTGCTTTCGTCTATAATCCTGCCTCCGGCTATACCGGCACGGACAGCTTTACCTACAAAGCCAACGACGGCAACACCAACTCCAACACCGCCACCGTAACCATAACGATTTTCGCGTCTTCATCTTCGGGGACGTTCGGCCTCAGCTCCGGCGATTCCTCCTGGGAACAGGATGCCTCCGTGCTAGATGCGATGAGATTCCAGAACACAGCCGGTACCGGTACCCTGTATAAACTCGAAGTACTGGTCAGCGATTCTTCCCCCACCGGTAAAATCAGGATGGGCGTCTATGCCGATAATAACGGTGTACCCGGCGCCCTGCTCCTGGATGCGGGCGAAGTCAACGCGGCCAACGGCTGGGTAGCTATCAGCGGCTTGAACTTACCGGTAACGAAGAACGCTTACTACTGGCTTTCTTTCATCATGGACAGTCCCAATACGGTGAAGGACCAGAATAATCAGGTAGTCTGTCATTACTGGACCTGGCCCGAATTCAACTACGGGCCTCTTCCCAGCGAGTTTAACTTGAGCCATTGTGACGCCAACGGCAGCCCTTATGTAATGCGGGCCACGGTTAATATCGGGGACGTCAGCTCTCCCGGTACGCCCACTCCACCCGTCAATACCACCCCGGTGGCGTTCAACGATGCTTACAGCACCAACAAAGACACCACGCTTACCGTGTCTGCTCCGGGCGTGCTGGCTAACGACAGCGACGCCAACGGCGACACCCTGACGGCCGCCCTGACCGGCGGTGTCAGCCACGGCACCCTGAGCTTCAACAGCAATGGCTCTTTCACCTACTCTCCGGCCAGCGGCTACACCGGCACGGACAGCTTTACCTATCAAGCCTATGACGGCACGGTAAATTCCAATACCGCCACGGTGACCATCACTATCAATGCTCCGGCCAACACCGCGCCGGTAGCGGTAAACGATACCTACAATACCAATAAAGATACCGCCCTCATCGTGCCCGCTCCTGGCGTCCTGGCTAATGATACCGATGCCAACGGAGATACCCTCACGACCGTCCTGGCGGGTAACGTCAGCCACGGTACGCTGGCGCTGAACAGCAGCGGTGCTTTCGTCTATAATCCTGCCTCCGGCTATACCGGCACGGACAGCTTTACCTACAAAGCCAATGACGGCAAGGTAAATTCCAATACCGTCACCGTAACCATTACCGTTAACACTCCGTCCAACACGGCGCCGGTAGCGGTAAACGATACCTACACGCTGGTTGAAAGCGGCGTCCTTACCATCTCTATTCCCGGCGTCCTGGCTAACGATAACGATGCCAACGGCGATACCATGACGGCCGTCCTGATTACGGATGTCAGCCATTGCAGCCTGACACTGAACAGCGACGGCTCGTTCGTATACACCTCATCAGAGGGGTACGTCGGCACGGACAGCTTTACCTATAAAGTAAGCGACGGCTCCGCCACGTCCAACACCGGTACGGTTACACTGATTATCACCGCGGCCCCGGTGACTCCTCCGGCCGGCGGAGTCACTTTCGGTCTGGACGCGGGCAACAGCTACTGGAGTCAACGGTCTGGCGTACTGGATACCATGAGATTCATGAACACTTCCGGCACCGGCACGCTGAACAAGCTGGAAGTCCTGTTCACGGATACCACCCCGAACGGCAAAGTAAGACTGGGCGTATATGCCGATAACAATGGCAAACCGGGCGCCCTGCTCCTGGATGCCGGTGAAGTCAATGCTGCCAACGGCTGGGTGTCTATCAGTGGACTTAACCTGCCGGTCACGCAGAATACCTACTACTGGCTGGCCTTCACCATGCAGAGCGGCAACGATGTCAGTGACATGATCGGGCAGTCCGGCGATTCACACTACTGGATAACATCGTCTTACGGAAGTCTCCCCTCTCAGTTTAACCTGAGCTGGGCCAGCAAGAACGATATCCCGTACGTAATGCGGGCCACGGTAAACGTCGGCAGCGGTGGCGGTGAAATCATTGTGAACACTCCGCCGTCAGCGGTGAATGACGCTTACAGCACCAATCAGAATACCGCCCTGGCAGTAGCTACACCGGGCGTGCTGGTTAACGATACCGATACCAATGGGGATATCCTGTCGGCTGTTCTGGTGACTAATGTCAGCCACGGCACGCTGGTATTGAACGCCAACGGCGCAGTCACCTATATACCCGCTTCCGGCTATACCGGCACGGACAGCTTTACCTACAGAGCCAATGACGGCGAGAATAACTCCAACACCGCCACGGTAACCATCATCGTTAGCGCGACGCCGGTTACTCCTCCGGCGGGCGGGGTTACTTTCGGCCTCAATTCAGGCAACAACTACTGGAGCCAGCGGTCCGGCATACTGGATGTTATGCGGTTCAAGAATACCGCCGGCACCGGCGTGCTGACCAAGCTGGAACTATTGTTCACGGATACCACGCCGACCGGGAAAGTCAGAATGGGCGTCTATGCCGATAATTACGGTAAACCGGGCGCCCTGCTCCTGGATGCCGGCGAAGTATCCGTAACCAACGGCTGGGTGTCCATCAGCGGACTGAACCTGCCGGTCACGCAAAACACTTACTACTGGCTGGCCTTCACCATGGACAGTGCTAACGATGTTAGCACCATGACCGGACAGGCCAGCAATTCCCACTACTGGATAACGTCCAGCTACGGAACGCTGCCGTCCCAGTTCAACACGCGCGTGGCCAGCCGGAACAGTGTTCCGTACGTAATGCGCGCCACGGTAGAAATAAGGTAATACGCTTTAGCTAAGCAGCCTAATAAATAAAGAGCCCCGGCAGGACTGGAGAAGCCGGGGCTCTTTATTTTGTGGTTATATAATACAAGCTCAAGAGTCTTTTTCCTCCCCCTTCCCACCAGGAAATCCCCCCGGTAAGCAGTCCATTCTTTCTGCGTAAGACACAAAGCGGTACGCTATTGCGTTAAAAGGGATTGTTACCGGGATGGGTGGGGGGGCCTATAATATGAGACGCCGGGGACCCGTCTTGGTGGAGCGGAGTATTTTCCGGACACTCTATACGGGGACTGTCAACAACCCCCGGCGAATGCGGTCAATCCTGGCGTGTCTCACGCCCTGCCATAAGGGACAAATGGGGAAACACTTGAGGATAATACCCGATTGGGGAACAGTGGCTGTCCGGTGAGGCGGCTGGAGATTAGCTAAACCGGCAGGGAGAAGCTGAAGATGCTGCCTCCCTGGAGCCGGTTCCTGGCCCAGATGCGGCCGCCGTGAGCTTCAACGGTGACTTTATTGATGTAAAGGCCCAGGCCCAGTCCCGGTACGGAGCGCGTTAACGGGCAGTCCACCCGGTAGAGCTTGTCAAAGACTCTTTCTCTTTCCGTGTCCGGGAAGCCTTCCCCGTTATCCATGACGCTGACGATTACCGCCGGCAGCTTAATTCTGGGGGCATCCGGGAAAAACCGGTCCAGTTCCTGCCCGTTGTTTAGCGGCATCACCTCAACCTCGATATCGCCGCCATTGGGGGAGTACTTCACGGCGTTGTCCAGCAGGTTATGCAGCACCTGTTCGATACTCTCCCGGTTGACGTTGATTTTGGGGATGGCGCCGCCGCGAGGGCGGAAGGTAATAATATGCTTGGTAGCCCGCTCCTGCGTCTCAGAACAGATCTTGCGGAGCAGGTCGGTAATCACCGTGGACTGCATGGACATGTTGCGCATCTCTTCCAGGCCGGTAATATAGCGCAGTTTTTCCAGCACAAAAACCAGCCGCTTGGTGGCGGTATCGATACCCTGCAGGTATTCTTCCCTCTGCTTTTCCGTAATAAAGTCGTTGAACCGCCGCAGGGTGGAGGTATAACCCTTAATCAGGGTGATGGGTGAAAATACATCATGCCACAGGACTTTGATGGCATCTCTGTTCAGCTCATTCCGGTCCCGGGTATGGGCGGCCTTGTCATAGAGCACAGGGATGCCGTCCCGGTCTTTATAAATGTTCAGACGGCCGGCGACCGTTTCCGCTTTCTTGCCGGCGGGCGGTTTCAACGCGGGGTCGCTGTTGAACAACG
It encodes the following:
- a CDS encoding ATP-binding protein, producing the protein MFNSDPALKPPAGKKAETVAGRLNIYKDRDGIPVLYDKAAHTRDRNELNRDAIKVLWHDVFSPITLIKGYTSTLRRFNDFITEKQREEYLQGIDTATKRLVFVLEKLRYITGLEEMRNMSMQSTVITDLLRKICSETQERATKHIITFRPRGGAIPKINVNRESIEQVLHNLLDNAVKYSPNGGDIEVEVMPLNNGQELDRFFPDAPRIKLPAVIVSVMDNGEGFPDTERERVFDKLYRVDCPLTRSVPGLGLGLYINKVTVEAHGGRIWARNRLQGGSIFSFSLPV
- a CDS encoding Ig-like domain-containing protein yields the protein GVSSCPVAIGPEYIFRNSISGLHYRNEAGDNEAFKLGDSSTGPIYFYHNSIYGTEASDGAAATNGGLANVISRNNIYHVGWYVLEFGHYSDAVNCNFDYDNLYTTSTERFVKWGEAKYASISAFASGAGQETHGMSISATNEFVAAAGGDLSLMADSQFIDKGEVLPGFNDANSPWPYSGAAPDLGAFEFASGGSSSNNAPVAANNNYSMVGNTSLTIAVPGILANDTDEDGDTLMAVLAGIPSHGSLILNSDGSFNYTPTFRYSGTDTFTYKAYDGKSYSLSATVTITVNPAPNVAAVAANDAFTTNKDTALVVSAPGVLTNDSDDNGDALTTILVSNVSHGALALNSSGAFVYNPASGYTGTDSFTYKANDGNTNSNTATVTITIFASSSSGTFGLSSGDSSWEQDASVLDAMRFQNTAGTGTLYKLEVLVSDSSPTGKIRMGVYADNNGVPGALLLDAGEVNAANGWVAISGLNLPVTKNAYYWLSFIMDSPNTVKDQNNQVVCHYWTWPEFNYGPLPSEFNLSHCDANGSPYVMRATVNIGDVSSPGTPTPPVNTTPVAFNDAYSTNKDTTLTVSAPGVLANDSDANGDTLTAALTGGVSHGTLSFNSNGSFTYSPASGYTGTDSFTYQAYDGTVNSNTATVTITINAPANTAPVAVNDTYNTNKDTALIVPAPGVLANDTDANGDTLTTVLAGNVSHGTLALNSSGAFVYNPASGYTGTDSFTYKANDGKVNSNTVTVTITVNTPSNTAPVAVNDTYTLVESGVLTISIPGVLANDNDANGDTMTAVLITDVSHCSLTLNSDGSFVYTSSEGYVGTDSFTYKVSDGSATSNTGTVTLIITAAPVTPPAGGVTFGLDAGNSYWSQRSGVLDTMRFMNTSGTGTLNKLEVLFTDTTPNGKVRLGVYADNNGKPGALLLDAGEVNAANGWVSISGLNLPVTQNTYYWLAFTMQSGNDVSDMIGQSGDSHYWITSSYGSLPSQFNLSWASKNDIPYVMRATVNVGSGGGEIIVNTPPSAVNDAYSTNQNTALAVATPGVLVNDTDTNGDILSAVLVTNVSHGTLVLNANGAVTYIPASGYTGTDSFTYRANDGENNSNTATVTIIVSATPVTPPAGGVTFGLNSGNNYWSQRSGILDVMRFKNTAGTGVLTKLELLFTDTTPTGKVRMGVYADNYGKPGALLLDAGEVSVTNGWVSISGLNLPVTQNTYYWLAFTMDSANDVSTMTGQASNSHYWITSSYGTLPSQFNTRVASRNSVPYVMRATVEIR